A genomic segment from Bacillus thuringiensis encodes:
- a CDS encoding SDR family NAD(P)-dependent oxidoreductase codes for MDKKSLFSENIGIVDFNFEDNIESSSTSNQDIAVIGMSGRFGRTSSIQEYWNDLLKGRDGIRPLPLERRKDIIDFLKFGNDEKIKEPISFLEKAYLDRIDQFDNNLFSLSPMEASTMDPNQRIFLETAWAAIEDAGYGGDKLVGTNTGVYLGFCSIALENYLSMIEKTNHSLVGISAPGNIRSIIASRISYLLDLRGPSIVIDTACSSSLTALHIACQAIRNGECDQAIVGGVKISLIPAQSQELSDSDIGINASNGRTRTFDDNSDGTGAGEGSAAVLLKPLSQALEDRDQIYAVIKGSAINQDGSSVGITAPNSTAQEEVIVKAWENANIDPETISYIEAHGTATKLGDPVEIGGIEGAFRRFTNKKQFCAIGSVKTNIGHLDAAAGIAGLIKAILILKSGIIPPNLHFSVPNRNINFINSPVYINDCLREIEKKDFPRRCGVSSFGLSGTNCHVVLEEAPIVRKETYPTEDEVLALSSKSLSGLKQLIYNYSLFLEEKRDLDLKEVCYTANTGRGHYNHRLIINVKDMEDLRNKINQLENTDILTQEIQGVFYGENKVISKKRFQGKAGEITEFEKQDLSREAEFIIKQWKEYYDKESLNYLCQLYIRGADINWKLKYSGIKVNKISVPSYPFEKKRCWIQRQQQNLMRVNNKNVKHPLLDKLVIRSKDTEIYTTNFSTSSHWEINEHKLHDHHLMPGTAFIEMAREVGKTHYQSQDIELKNILFSNPLMIEEGELKEVHTHVKVKDNHLEFYIFSSKADGYEYETHAEGSIYRNNKSIEEKHDIQGIIRNCDKHIIVNYDDYTEGRISVGPRWKNTRKLHIGNDEMLVELDLEVEFSTELEKYYLYPSLLDGAVNAANALMNDTLFLPFHYEGIRIVKPIPAKFYSYIKRRKQIDSSEIAKFDIKLINENGEVFGEIENYCIKNATNIYKKVRNNSNLNKLYHKVEWVPSLNQLNQLKELKSSGGKILVFKDSNIMSEEIIRTLDSVGMKVIEIELGKHYEQINDQKYRISINELDFEYLKKDLHEEEITHCLFLWSLDNQEIYNENQLQEQINRGINTLFYLIKFIVQIKNKESIQLTIITNHAYSITGDETSIHPHYASIHGLCKAVRYEYPHICIKGVDIDRQVSVEQIAQELTGNQQEFLVAYRDGVRYIEEISTHQLENYSNQEVIIKERGVYIITGGTGGIGLEIGKYLSTQNNVTLILMNRSSFPVREEWHDILTSSKDIKLINKIKKIQEIESLGSSVNLVQCDVSRKEELEINLQGIREKYGKINGIIHSAGVAGEGFILFKDKQIFDEVFMPKVHGTWLLHDLTKQEELDFFIMFSSLTSIFGAPGQSDYTAANAYLDSFADYRRRKGKPATTINWCGWNETGMAVEYGGNNVKGLFKTISSLDGSNSFADILQKDISRILVGEIDMDVLKESLSYVPIKLSDEQKENMEKTDLLQMTNPTPEEIKDIIIVGKDQKVLTETEKRVSYIWANVLGVNELDVYDKFFEIGGDSLLATYLIKELNKKFPNVIDITDVFLYPTICEMASFIDDKLYQNNKVEVKEENKEIAIDEILEKLTSGEIEVNKASELLNSASENK; via the coding sequence GTGGATAAAAAAAGCCTATTTTCAGAAAATATTGGAATAGTTGATTTTAATTTTGAAGATAATATTGAATCTAGTTCTACATCAAATCAAGACATTGCGGTAATTGGAATGTCAGGAAGATTTGGGAGAACTAGTTCAATTCAAGAATATTGGAATGACCTATTGAAAGGGAGAGATGGCATTAGACCTCTCCCTTTAGAAAGAAGAAAAGATATAATTGATTTTTTGAAATTTGGCAATGATGAAAAAATAAAAGAGCCAATTTCATTCTTAGAAAAAGCATACTTGGATAGAATAGATCAATTTGATAATAATTTATTTTCTTTGTCTCCAATGGAAGCGAGTACGATGGATCCAAACCAAAGAATTTTTCTAGAGACAGCTTGGGCAGCCATTGAAGATGCTGGATATGGTGGTGATAAACTGGTAGGTACAAATACAGGAGTTTATCTAGGTTTTTGTTCAATAGCATTAGAAAATTATTTATCTATGATTGAAAAAACAAACCATTCTTTAGTTGGTATATCCGCACCAGGAAATATAAGGTCTATTATTGCGAGTAGAATTAGTTATTTACTAGATTTAAGAGGACCAAGCATAGTAATTGATACAGCTTGTTCTTCATCTTTAACCGCACTACATATAGCGTGCCAAGCAATTCGTAATGGTGAATGCGATCAAGCGATTGTTGGTGGAGTTAAAATTAGCCTCATTCCTGCTCAAAGTCAGGAACTTTCAGATAGTGATATAGGCATTAATGCATCCAATGGTAGAACAAGAACTTTTGATGATAACTCAGATGGCACTGGAGCGGGGGAAGGTTCAGCTGCTGTGTTATTAAAGCCCTTAAGTCAAGCTTTAGAGGATAGAGATCAAATTTATGCAGTGATTAAGGGAAGTGCAATAAACCAAGATGGTAGTTCGGTTGGTATTACAGCACCAAATTCAACTGCACAAGAAGAAGTGATTGTTAAGGCGTGGGAAAATGCAAACATTGACCCGGAAACTATTTCATATATTGAAGCACATGGAACAGCTACAAAACTTGGAGATCCTGTTGAAATTGGAGGAATTGAAGGAGCTTTTCGAAGGTTTACCAATAAGAAACAATTTTGCGCTATAGGTTCTGTAAAAACAAATATTGGTCATTTAGACGCAGCAGCCGGAATAGCTGGATTGATAAAAGCGATACTAATTTTAAAGTCAGGGATAATTCCACCTAATTTACATTTTTCGGTACCTAATCGCAATATAAATTTTATAAATTCTCCAGTTTATATTAATGATTGTTTAAGAGAGATTGAGAAAAAAGATTTTCCAAGAAGATGTGGAGTTAGTTCGTTTGGTTTGAGTGGAACTAATTGTCATGTTGTTTTAGAGGAAGCACCTATAGTTAGAAAGGAAACGTACCCTACAGAAGATGAAGTACTTGCTTTATCATCCAAAAGTCTTAGTGGGTTAAAACAGTTAATTTATAATTATAGTCTTTTTTTAGAAGAAAAAAGAGATTTAGATTTAAAAGAAGTTTGTTATACAGCTAATACAGGCAGAGGTCATTATAATCATCGTTTAATTATTAACGTTAAAGATATGGAAGACTTACGTAATAAGATTAATCAGTTAGAAAATACAGATATACTTACTCAAGAAATACAAGGTGTTTTCTACGGGGAAAATAAAGTGATTAGTAAAAAAAGATTTCAAGGAAAAGCTGGAGAAATTACAGAATTTGAGAAACAAGATCTAAGTCGAGAAGCAGAGTTTATTATTAAACAGTGGAAAGAGTATTATGATAAAGAGTCACTTAATTATTTATGTCAATTATATATTCGTGGTGCAGATATTAATTGGAAATTAAAATATTCGGGGATTAAAGTAAATAAAATAAGTGTACCTAGCTATCCATTTGAAAAAAAACGTTGCTGGATTCAGAGGCAACAACAAAATTTGATGAGAGTAAACAACAAAAATGTTAAGCATCCTCTTCTCGATAAACTTGTAATAAGGTCAAAGGATACTGAAATATATACTACAAACTTTAGTACCAGTAGTCATTGGGAAATTAATGAACATAAGTTACATGACCATCATTTAATGCCTGGTACTGCTTTTATAGAGATGGCAAGAGAGGTTGGAAAGACTCATTACCAATCTCAGGATATTGAACTTAAAAATATTCTCTTTAGTAACCCTTTAATGATTGAGGAAGGTGAGTTAAAGGAAGTACATACGCATGTCAAAGTTAAAGATAATCACTTAGAGTTTTATATTTTTAGTTCAAAAGCAGATGGATATGAATATGAAACGCATGCTGAAGGAAGTATTTATCGAAATAACAAGTCCATAGAAGAAAAACATGATATTCAAGGAATTATAAGGAATTGTGATAAACATATAATTGTTAATTATGATGATTATACAGAGGGAAGGATTAGCGTTGGACCAAGGTGGAAAAATACGAGAAAGCTCCATATAGGCAATGATGAAATGCTCGTAGAATTGGATCTTGAAGTGGAATTTTCTACAGAGTTAGAGAAATATTACTTATATCCATCTTTATTGGATGGAGCAGTAAATGCTGCTAATGCATTAATGAATGACACATTATTCTTACCATTTCATTATGAAGGGATACGTATTGTTAAACCTATTCCCGCTAAATTTTATAGCTATATAAAAAGAAGAAAACAAATAGATAGCAGTGAAATTGCAAAGTTTGATATTAAGTTAATAAATGAAAATGGTGAAGTTTTTGGTGAAATAGAAAATTATTGTATAAAAAATGCTACAAATATTTATAAGAAGGTACGTAATAACTCAAATTTAAATAAACTATATCATAAAGTTGAATGGGTACCATCTTTAAATCAATTAAATCAATTAAAAGAATTAAAATCTTCTGGTGGTAAAATATTGGTATTTAAAGATAGTAATATTATGAGTGAAGAAATTATTCGTACATTGGACAGTGTAGGAATGAAAGTAATTGAAATCGAGCTCGGTAAGCATTACGAACAAATTAATGATCAGAAGTATAGAATATCTATTAATGAATTAGATTTTGAATATTTAAAGAAGGACTTGCATGAGGAAGAAATTACACACTGCTTATTTTTATGGAGTTTAGATAATCAAGAAATATATAATGAGAACCAGCTTCAAGAGCAAATAAATCGTGGAATAAATACTTTATTTTATCTAATAAAATTCATCGTGCAAATTAAAAATAAAGAGAGTATACAGCTGACTATCATAACTAATCATGCTTATAGTATTACAGGAGATGAAACCTCAATTCATCCGCATTATGCGAGTATTCATGGTTTATGTAAGGCAGTGCGCTATGAATATCCTCATATATGTATTAAAGGTGTAGATATTGATAGGCAGGTCTCAGTAGAGCAAATCGCTCAGGAATTAACAGGGAATCAACAAGAATTTCTAGTTGCATATAGGGATGGAGTTAGATATATTGAAGAAATTTCGACTCACCAATTGGAGAATTATTCAAACCAAGAGGTGATTATTAAGGAACGAGGAGTATATATTATAACTGGTGGAACAGGTGGTATAGGCTTAGAAATCGGGAAATATCTTTCAACTCAAAATAATGTAACTTTAATATTAATGAACCGCTCAAGTTTTCCTGTACGTGAAGAATGGCATGATATTTTAACGAGTTCAAAAGATATAAAATTAATTAATAAAATTAAGAAAATCCAGGAGATAGAAAGTCTTGGATCCAGTGTGAATCTAGTACAATGTGATGTTTCACGTAAAGAAGAGTTAGAAATAAATTTGCAAGGGATACGTGAAAAATATGGAAAAATTAACGGTATCATTCATAGTGCAGGAGTTGCTGGAGAAGGATTTATCCTTTTTAAAGATAAGCAGATTTTCGATGAAGTTTTTATGCCAAAAGTACATGGAACATGGTTGTTACATGATTTAACAAAACAAGAAGAGTTAGACTTTTTTATTATGTTTTCTTCATTAACGTCAATATTTGGTGCTCCAGGACAAAGTGATTATACAGCTGCTAATGCATATTTAGATTCCTTTGCAGATTACAGAAGAAGAAAGGGGAAACCTGCAACAACTATTAATTGGTGCGGATGGAATGAAACTGGAATGGCAGTAGAATATGGTGGCAATAATGTAAAAGGTCTGTTTAAAACTATTTCTTCTTTAGATGGAAGTAATAGCTTTGCGGATATTTTACAAAAAGATATATCGCGGATTTTAGTGGGAGAAATAGATATGGATGTTTTGAAGGAGTCATTATCATATGTACCAATTAAACTAAGTGATGAGCAAAAAGAAAATATGGAAAAAACAGATTTATTACAAATGACCAATCCCACTCCTGAAGAAATTAAAGATATTATCATCGTGGGGAAAGACCAAAAAGTACTAACGGAAACTGAAAAAAGAGTTAGCTACATATGGGCGAATGTTTTAGGGGTTAATGAATTAGATGTTTATGACAAGTTTTTTGAAATTGGAGGAGATTCCTTATTAGCTACCTATTTAATAAAAGAGTTGAATAAGAAATTCCCTAATGTAATTGATATTACGGATGTATTCTTATACCCTACAATATGTGAAATGGCGAGCTTTATTGATGATAAATTATACCAGAATAATAAAGTTGAAGTGAAGGAAGAAAACAAGGAAATAGCAATTGATGAGATTTTAGAAAAGCTTACATCAGGTGAAATTGAAGTAAATAAAGCGAGTGAACTACTTAATTCAGCATCCGAAAATAAGTAA